A stretch of the Duncaniella dubosii genome encodes the following:
- a CDS encoding metallophosphoesterase → MKIQYMSDLHLELRENSRYLKHNELPVTGDVLVLAGDIFYLRDRIAPMMKFWKWASDNYRQVLIVPSNHEYYNYSDVMERGLQWKWMFRENVGFYQNQVIRIDDTDFVLSTLWSRINPNDEYFVWKGMNDFRQIKFDGKLLQVEEFNRMHETCIDFIRKSVEESTAGHIVVVTHHLPTLEVIDPQHKNSVLNSAFASEYGDWIANSRIDIWIYGHSHTNIDTEIGSTKVICNQMGYIFANEHIVNGFDPKKHVEI, encoded by the coding sequence ATGAAGATACAATACATGAGCGATTTACATCTGGAGTTAAGGGAGAACAGCAGATATTTAAAGCATAATGAATTGCCTGTTACCGGTGACGTGCTGGTTTTGGCTGGAGATATATTCTATCTTAGGGATAGGATAGCTCCTATGATGAAATTCTGGAAATGGGCTTCGGATAATTACAGGCAGGTTCTGATTGTTCCCAGCAATCACGAATACTATAATTATTCGGACGTGATGGAACGAGGGCTACAATGGAAGTGGATGTTCCGTGAGAATGTAGGGTTCTATCAGAATCAGGTAATCCGTATCGATGATACCGATTTTGTCCTGAGTACGCTATGGTCACGGATTAACCCGAATGACGAGTATTTCGTGTGGAAAGGTATGAATGACTTTCGCCAAATCAAATTTGACGGAAAATTGTTACAGGTAGAGGAATTCAATCGGATGCATGAGACCTGTATTGATTTTATCCGGAAAAGTGTCGAAGAGAGCACGGCTGGTCATATTGTGGTGGTTACTCATCATTTGCCTACTTTGGAGGTGATTGATCCACAGCACAAGAACTCCGTACTGAATAGTGCATTTGCTAGCGAATATGGTGATTGGATTGCCAACAGTCGGATAGATATTTGGATTTATGGACATTCACATACCAATATAGACACAGAGATTGGTAGTACAAAAGTAATCTGTAATCAGATGGGATATATTTTTGCGAATGAGCACATTGTGAATGGGTTTGATCCGAAAAAGCATGTTGAAATTTAA
- a CDS encoding IS110 family RNA-guided transposase, protein MVQSNKKDFSGQNISIGIDVHLRTWSVTVLTPSGFMRTHTQKASAKELFEHLNKHYPNGSYHAAYETGFSGFSTYYALTELGIKCTMVHAADVPTTQKEKDSKSDPVDSKKLAKALMRGELGSVYIHSKDSLDDRALVRHRATIVKLSGGIKSRIKHLLYNNGVEYPEEYFRSNRHWTRCFITWLQNDVRLLSDTRVSLDLLIAEVLHYRERLLDVNRRLRSLARSDRYAEKYGILMSVPGIGSTIAMSLLTEIDDIGRFSNQRQFASFLGLVPMMSSSGDKEYVGEKTFRCSILYQLIISSLRLKR, encoded by the coding sequence ATGGTACAAAGTAACAAAAAAGATTTCAGCGGACAAAATATCTCTATTGGTATCGACGTCCATCTGAGAACATGGAGTGTCACGGTGCTCACCCCCTCTGGTTTTATGCGCACTCATACTCAAAAGGCTTCGGCCAAAGAGCTCTTTGAACATTTGAACAAGCATTATCCTAACGGTAGCTACCATGCAGCCTACGAGACGGGGTTTTCGGGCTTCTCGACCTATTATGCCCTGACTGAGCTTGGTATAAAATGCACCATGGTACATGCGGCTGACGTTCCGACCACCCAGAAGGAAAAGGACTCGAAGTCAGACCCGGTGGATTCAAAAAAGCTGGCCAAAGCCCTTATGCGCGGTGAGCTCGGCAGTGTGTACATTCACTCGAAGGACAGCCTCGACGACCGTGCGCTGGTACGCCACCGCGCCACTATTGTGAAGCTTTCCGGCGGCATAAAATCCAGAATCAAGCATCTGCTGTACAACAACGGCGTGGAGTACCCCGAAGAATATTTCCGAAGCAACCGCCACTGGACAAGATGTTTCATAACGTGGTTGCAGAATGACGTGCGGTTGCTCTCCGACACACGGGTCTCGCTTGACCTGCTCATTGCCGAGGTACTCCATTACAGGGAACGCCTCCTTGATGTGAACCGCAGATTGCGCTCGCTGGCGCGCAGCGACAGGTATGCCGAGAAATACGGCATCCTGATGTCGGTTCCAGGCATTGGTTCGACAATTGCCATGAGCCTGCTTACCGAGATTGACGACATCGGTCGCTTCAGTAACCAGCGCCAGTTCGCATCGTTCCTCGGACTCGTGCCGATGATGTCGTCAAGCGGCGACAAGGAATACGTCGGTGAGAAGACTTTCCGATGCAGTATATTATACCAGTTGATTATCAGTAGTTTACGACTTAAAAGATAG
- a CDS encoding ATP-binding protein, which yields MLKRKIETYLANWKEAEGRKPLVIKGIRQCGKTYIVQKFARENYESVVYMNFILEPDKKSAFTGNIDVDTIILNLSALIQGSRFIEGKTCIILDEIQECKEARTALKSFHIDGRFDVIATGSLLGVKGYGQSKKKKEDVGQDSVPVGYETVIDMYPLDFEEFLWANGIGEAVIDSVKSCFENEKAVPDGIHKAMMELLYRYVIVGGLPEVVNCFLETKNIELIYKKQRNLIAEYEEDMVKYADDADKPNIRECFESIPKQLAKENKKFQYSIVKKGGRSSQYIGSIQWLEDAGIVRRCYNTQITELPLEGNSIKDCFKVYTTDIGVLVAMLDYGTQADILKGNLLGYKGAIFENLMADFLCKSGQKLYYFHKDSGLELDFLVRFKGECVILEVKAKTGKAKSMATILKNKDVYHVKNAIKLGQYNVGREGDILTIPLYMGFLVEDRLADVIIPDVDVSLLTTI from the coding sequence ATGCTTAAAAGGAAAATAGAAACATATTTAGCTAATTGGAAAGAGGCCGAGGGCAGAAAGCCCCTTGTGATAAAAGGTATCCGCCAGTGTGGGAAAACATATATTGTCCAGAAATTCGCAAGGGAGAATTATGAAAGTGTGGTCTATATGAACTTCATTCTTGAACCTGACAAGAAGTCTGCCTTTACTGGCAATATAGATGTCGATACCATCATTCTCAACCTCTCTGCTTTGATTCAAGGCAGTCGGTTCATTGAAGGGAAAACCTGCATTATCCTTGATGAGATTCAGGAATGTAAAGAAGCAAGGACAGCCTTGAAGTCATTTCATATAGACGGACGTTTTGATGTTATTGCCACAGGTTCTCTTTTAGGAGTGAAAGGCTATGGTCAAAGCAAGAAAAAGAAAGAGGATGTCGGGCAAGATTCTGTTCCTGTCGGATATGAAACCGTAATTGATATGTACCCATTGGATTTTGAGGAATTTCTATGGGCAAACGGAATCGGTGAGGCTGTTATCGATTCTGTCAAATCATGTTTTGAGAACGAAAAGGCTGTTCCCGATGGGATTCACAAGGCAATGATGGAGCTGCTATACAGATATGTTATTGTAGGAGGGCTGCCGGAAGTGGTGAATTGCTTCCTTGAAACCAAGAATATCGAACTCATATATAAGAAGCAGCGTAATCTTATTGCCGAATACGAGGAGGATATGGTTAAATATGCAGATGATGCGGACAAACCTAATATCCGTGAATGTTTTGAATCCATTCCGAAGCAATTAGCCAAGGAGAATAAGAAATTCCAATATTCCATAGTCAAAAAGGGAGGAAGGTCTTCTCAATACATCGGTAGCATTCAATGGTTGGAGGATGCCGGAATAGTCCGTAGGTGCTATAACACGCAGATTACGGAACTGCCGTTGGAGGGCAATTCCATCAAAGATTGTTTCAAAGTGTACACTACTGACATAGGTGTCCTTGTAGCAATGCTCGACTATGGCACTCAGGCTGATATATTGAAGGGGAATCTTCTTGGATATAAGGGAGCTATCTTTGAGAACCTCATGGCGGATTTCCTGTGTAAGTCCGGACAGAAGCTATACTATTTCCATAAGGACAGTGGGCTTGAACTGGACTTCTTGGTAAGGTTCAAAGGCGAATGCGTCATCCTTGAAGTCAAGGCTAAGACCGGTAAGGCAAAAAGTATGGCTACCATTCTTAAAAATAAGGATGTGTATCATGTCAAGAATGCAATCAAGTTGGGGCAATATAATGTAGGACGTGAGGGAGATATACTCACCATTCCGTTGTATATGGGATTCCTTGTCGAAGACAGGCTTGCGGACGTTATCATTCCTGATGTTGATGTGAGTCTGTTGACTACTATTTAA
- a CDS encoding metallophosphoesterase → MNYKFDGSKVFFTSDTHFYHGNVIRFCNRPFENVEMMNETIISNWNNTVGLDDTVFHLGDFCLGGSAEWTKILDRLNGKIYLILGNHDLKNLRQGILIGVTMQMHIEVDKQKIYLNHYPFLCFDGGYKDVWQLFGHVHTRKDNTGIDATRLQYLYPTQYDVGVDNNNFMPVPFAQVKTIIEKQVEESKMKEQ, encoded by the coding sequence ATGAATTATAAATTTGATGGCAGCAAAGTATTTTTTACATCTGATACCCACTTTTATCACGGAAATGTCATTCGTTTCTGCAACAGACCTTTTGAGAATGTGGAAATGATGAATGAAACGATTATCTCCAATTGGAATAATACAGTTGGCTTGGATGATACTGTTTTTCACTTGGGTGATTTCTGTCTGGGCGGTTCAGCTGAATGGACTAAAATTCTTGATAGATTGAATGGCAAGATATATCTGATTCTCGGCAACCATGATTTAAAGAACTTGAGGCAGGGTATATTGATAGGTGTGACCATGCAGATGCATATAGAAGTGGATAAACAGAAGATATATTTGAATCACTATCCGTTTCTGTGCTTTGATGGCGGCTATAAAGATGTATGGCAACTGTTCGGTCATGTACATACGAGGAAGGATAACACTGGGATTGATGCCACACGGCTTCAGTACCTCTATCCTACACAATATGACGTAGGTGTTGATAACAACAACTTTATGCCGGTTCCATTTGCACAGGTGAAGACAATTATTGAAAAACAAGTTGAAGAATCAAAAATGAAAGAGCAATGA
- a CDS encoding helix-turn-helix domain-containing protein, producing the protein MTKNTMGTKLPRKLEQKMSVVGEQIKLARLRRNLSVAQVAERATCSPLTVSRIEKGAPTVAIGIYLRVLYALQLDDDILWLAKEDKLGKTLQDLSLKTRERASKKE; encoded by the coding sequence ATGACTAAAAATACAATGGGAACCAAGTTGCCCCGAAAGTTGGAGCAGAAAATGTCAGTTGTGGGAGAGCAGATTAAACTGGCTCGCTTGCGCAGGAATCTGAGTGTGGCTCAGGTGGCGGAACGTGCCACTTGCTCTCCATTGACTGTGTCCCGAATAGAGAAAGGTGCACCGACCGTAGCAATCGGAATCTATTTGCGTGTGCTGTATGCTTTACAGCTTGATGATGATATTCTGTGGTTGGCCAAAGAAGACAAATTGGGAAAAACCTTGCAGGATTTGAGTTTGAAGACGAGGGAACGTGCTTCAAAAAAGGAGTAA